In Falco peregrinus isolate bFalPer1 chromosome 9, bFalPer1.pri, whole genome shotgun sequence, the genomic stretch AGAAGTGCCTACTCTTTTTTCTCTGGTTACGAGAATTCGTTATCACGTTGTGTTTGTCCCCCCGCCTCTCGCCTACATGGCTGACGTCAGTTATTGCCCATACGCCCTTGTTAACAGAAGTCAGTCTCTCTACTATTGCTTCGGTCTCCCTTCTTCACCTATATGTAGTTTAGATTCTACGTAGCACTGCCTGCAAAGGGCTGACTCCGTGGTATTTTCCCCCCATTTTAGACAAAGCCCATAGCTCAGGTGATGATCTCCTCACTGCAGCTATGCATCAGTGTTGCCCATGAGATGTCTTTTTTAGACTATGAGGCGTGTCTTTGCTAGATCATTCCATTTATCTTAGTCCACTCGTAGATGTCCTGTTCACATACTATGTCCGAGTTGATGAGGAGGTATCTGTCCCcaacacagaaatgtttctggcAGGCAGCACATTTGAAGCATTCAAGGTGATATACTTTGTCCTTCACCCGCATGGTCATCTCGTAAGCCCGGATTCGCTTGTCACAGGAGGCGCAGAGGCCATCTTGGCCAAAGAGCctaaaacaacaacagcagcagagaggtaAGCATAGCTCCTTTGCTGgggagatttaaaaaacaaatcaagtCAAGAACGTGACATCAGTGCCTTGATCCACTAGTCATAGTATTGCCAAGTTAAGATAGAGGTCACGTGGAAAGCTGCCGAGCAGAACTCTAAATTTTGCCATACCAAAACTTGAAGTAGAAAGTCCAAGGTCCTCACctattttcagaataattgACTTCTCTGATCAATGACCTTATTCTGAATTGCTGATCAGCTTCAGGATGAGTAAAGGCTCTCCAGATCGTAGCATAAAGTTGTGCCATGCTAATACTTGCACTTCTGTGACCAATAGAAATTGCCTTTCTGTTGATAAATTTTGCCTATCTTCAGCTGTTGCTATTGTGATTGAAGGAGTTGACGCAAGCCATGGTCTAAGACTCCCCTGCCTCTTGTCGTTGCCTCCACATTGGTGATCCTTTCAAACCCAGCCATTTCTATATCCATGAAGTCACTCCTGCTGAGCTTCCGAAGGATACATGCTAAGACCTTCTAGGTACCTATGCCAGCTCAAACAGTTTTATGATGTGGACCACTCTTTAATCCACATGGAGAAGCCCTGCTGAGCTCATGACGGTACTGCCTGTCAAAAGGAGCCTCTGATGAATGCCTGAGCTATGTGTGCAACTCACAGCATGTGCTACCATTCAGCTGGAGCAGTGCAACGTACTCGGCTATGTGTGAATGCCAGCCTTTCACACGTTCTGCTGGCTACAGAGTTTGTAAGTCAAATCATTGATAAATAAGCACGAAtatacagggttttttcctttaaaaggtGGGAGAAATGCTATGCATTACTTGCTCATATATGCACCTATTGAGTTTGACTTCTAAGTTTCCAAAATTGTGGAAAGAGTTTTGCCATCTCCTACACTTCACTTACATGTGCTGTGCCTGCTTCGTGTCATCttctgaacaggaaaaagaatgcCCACTAAAATCAGAGAGATCTTTTAAGGGGAAAAGACATAATTTCTTTCATCTACCAGGAGGTGTCAGTGTTTACTTCTGCCCAACGAAAGTAATACTAAGGTTACACAAGGGTTGccatatttttcattaatgagGGTAGATATTATATGTTGcattatgaaataaattaaaacgTTGAATTTCACAGCAAGAAAATCCATTAATTGCACTTTCATACTTTCTGTCGCTTCCATTTTAAGATGCATAGTATTTGGAAAGTGTCACTAGCACCAGATCACCCCTGGACTGTTGTGTACACAGAGTGTTTACAAGTGGTCGCATTAGCAGAACTCAGTTTCTGCTTAGAAAAATTCCCATCAGTAAAGCTCATGGACACCACAATCAGGAATTTCGCTGAgattttggtttagtttttatGGGCAGGTAGATTAGCTTTCAGTAATGTAGctgaaaaaataccaaataccGTTATTCTGTTGCACAGACCTCCTGACACATTAGGGATCCATTAGAAGAAATGGTACACAACCAGCGCAGCAAAGATCAATACGTTTTAATTGTAATCAAGAATGTAAAGATCCTTTGTTTCCAATTTTTGTGAACTATCTTAATCTCAATTTAATCCTTCTACTTACAAACCTTGGCAAAACAGATAGGCAGAGAGGTGTTAATGAAAATACCTGTAGCAAGTGTATTTGTAGGATCCGATTCAGCAAAACGTGTGAATTCTTGTCTGTTCAGGACCAGGCTTAAGCATGCTAAAAATCCACTGGATCCAAAGTAGTGTAATCAAACTTTCCTGTGCTGGCTGTAGCTTTGCCAAAAACATGCAGCACAGTGCATCCTTCTGCTTGAGGTGTCCCAGATAACTTTACCAGCGACACAGAAAAAGAGGGGGATCAACAATGACTGCACCAAAGGCAGTGGCTTCAGACACCACATGGGTacagcagccctgctggctAGTGGAATCTGGCATCTCTTACACAGCTGATATTACTGCATCAGGAAAGCGAATCGGATTCAGTTACCTTGGATACCATGTTCATAAATGAGAGAACTAAATGATCTTTCATCATCTTACCTGGTTTTATACACCCTTCAGCTCCAAGGCAATGCTTGGAGAAGCACAGAACTTCTTAAAACAATGCGGGGGAACCGCTTCATTGTCTGCTCAGGGGGAGCTTGCTGAAATTCATCACCTTTTCCCAATTTCTATGTGCCAGAAGCCCACACTGACACTGCGCGGTTCGCCTGGAGCTTTTGCATTATGTCTGTGCAGATGGATGAATGCCAACAACCCCAAAGTCCAAGGAGTTCTTACTATATgcttcacattttcaaatagTTCTCTTTTGTCCACAACATGTAGTGatcctttcattttcattaaaaaatgcttcttctttttttttttttttcccaacaggacttttaagatttaacctttTAACAACTGTTAAGTGACCTAATCAACAAGATAACCTCTGGATTTATCTATCACTTACTGAAGAACACCAGGAGTACCATAAAGCATCTGTGTGTGAACCCCCAAAATACATGAGCCCATATTGTAAACCTGAGCTTGCAGACAATGTTGTGTTACAACTGCGACTGCTGTTAGgctttatgttttaaaagtaattaaaagtgAATTCATTCATTATGGATCTTTGTTATACTAATTACATGAATAAGCAAAGCTGAAAGGATAGAAAGGAGGGAGCGAGGGTAGAACGAGTGGGTTGTATACCTGAGATAGTcccttctgcagagctttcTGCCCAGTTTGTAATACAGCCGTCTCCCCACTTCTCCAAGCCTACACCCGCACAGGTCGCAGCTGAGGCAGTCCTCGTGC encodes the following:
- the LMO2 gene encoding rhombotin-2 isoform X1, with translation MLLFVLLNPQESRGNPVNVIGGRRGNSAGEKASRADSLCGGRSHHRHATKEQSLPMSSAIERKSLDPSEEPVDEVLQIPPSLLTCGGCQQNIGDRYFLKAIDQYWHEDCLSCDLCGCRLGEVGRRLYYKLGRKLCRRDYLRLFGQDGLCASCDKRIRAYEMTMRVKDKVYHLECFKCAACQKHFCVGDRYLLINSDIVCEQDIYEWTKINGMI
- the LMO2 gene encoding rhombotin-2 isoform X2, which translates into the protein MGGGNPVNVIGGRRGNSAGEKASRADSLCGGRSHHRHATKEQSLPMSSAIERKSLDPSEEPVDEVLQIPPSLLTCGGCQQNIGDRYFLKAIDQYWHEDCLSCDLCGCRLGEVGRRLYYKLGRKLCRRDYLRLFGQDGLCASCDKRIRAYEMTMRVKDKVYHLECFKCAACQKHFCVGDRYLLINSDIVCEQDIYEWTKINGMI